One window from the genome of Asterias amurensis chromosome 12, ASM3211899v1 encodes:
- the LOC139945169 gene encoding uncharacterized protein, which produces MAEAAPPTETTCKIRHVHIECPICLNRFTDPKILDCQHSFCLKCLQALVAKHDQKEECIICPVCREKTSIPEKGVSALFNCFFLSSLIDDVINLEGPDDDINPPVSTCEGCDEGLEPVSRCVDCDAKLCTACVEQHAKLKMNRHHQIVDAFASSNERPKDTDKTQSPKCRKHTDQELCFYCDTCDLLVCLKCVAHDHRAQNHVLSEINDSIRSYRQAVEEALMKFDECRKQFQKVDDSIKHSQRRLQLMVDRALRYILAKEEEEVTKIRNASRLLQERVSQISQERGEDFNSKLSSNHNKMSRAEQIVASVNDLMQHADNFELLDLKPKVMHNLTFHKELQFQTVQHSKSFIRFKGHDVVTDADIGEILEEEKWEVMTEFGKEGEGEGEFKMAADVACFSNGDIVVTDIKRNLLSTFTSKNCYKSTGVQSETEDGQLYSTYGVCVTSDDLLLVTDGQGVKVYDRELRYIRQFIPSQNEVVGQSESLLSRIAVDEKDRIAVADCKRKVISLHNMDGSTISIKHHAEIENLSGLSVSSKDRLIFTNYYKMKLVCLDFMGKEVFNISTSIDGKPVKPAGVCCDDAGDIYVSVHGDGSVGTCEIHHYHALGEHIGCVAHGMYNPFGMTFTPTGDLIVADLQSVKIMHRV; this is translated from the coding sequence atggccgaagctGCACCACCCactgagaccacttgcaagattagacatgtacacatcgaatgcccTATCTGCCTGAATCGGTTTACcgatccgaaaatcctggactgTCAGCACAGCTTCTGCCTAAAATGTCTTCAAGCACTTGTAGCCAAGCATGATCAAAAAGAGGAGTGTATAATTTGTCCAGTGTGTAGAGAGAAAACTTCAATCCCAGAAAAGGGAGTGTCGGCtctttttaactgttttttcttgagctcgcttatcgatgacgtcatcaatctgGAAGGTCCGGATGATGACATCAATCCTCCTGTCTCGACTTGTGaaggatgcgacgaaggtcttgaaCCCGTTtcacggtgtgttgactgtgatGCAAAACTCTGCACTGCATGTGTGGAACAGCACGCGAAATTAAAAATGAACAGGCATCATCAAATCGTTGATGCTTTCGCCTCATCAAATGAGCGACCCAAAGACACGGACAAAACTCAATCTCCAAAGTGCCggaaacacactgaccaggaactgtgttttTATTGCGACACGTGTGATTTACTTGTGTGTCTAAAATGTGTGGCACACGATCACCGAGCACAAAACCACGTTCTCTCTGAAATCAATGATTCCATTCGATCTTATCGTCAAGCTGTTGAAGAGGCATTGATGAAGTTTGATGAATGTCGCAagcaatttcaaaaagtggatGACTCTATCAAACACTCACAGCGTAGATTACAACTCATGGTCGACCGGGCTCTTCGATATATTTTGGCTAAGGAGGAAGAGGAAGTCACCAAGATAAGAAACGCATCTCGCCTCCTCCAAGAAAGAGTCTCTCAAATCAGTCAAGAAAGGGGTGAGGATTTTAATAGCAAACTGAGTAGCAATCACAAtaagatgagccgtgcagagcagatcgtagcttcagtcaatgacttgatgcaacatgctgataactttgagctgctggacctcaagCCAAAGGTTATGCACAACTTGACATTCCACAAAGAGCtccagtttcaaacagtgcagcatagTAAGTCATTCATcaggttcaaaggtcatgatgtcGTCACTGATGCGGATAtcggtgaaatactagaggAAGAGAAGTGGGAGGTGATGACAGAGTTTGGTAAAGAAGGGGAAGGTGAGGGGGAGTTCAAGATGGCAGCAGACGTTGCTTGCTTTAGCAATGGTGACATTGTCGTTACTGATATAAAGAGGAATCTATTATCCACATTTACATCAAAGAATTGTTACAAATCTACTGGTGTTCAAAGTGAAACAGAGGATGGTCAACTATATAGTACTTACGGTGTTTgtgtgacctctgatgacctgcttctggttactgacggacagggtgtaaaggtttatgatagagAACTGAGATACATTCGTCAGTTCATACCCTCGCAGAATGAAGTCGTGGGGCAGTCAGAGAGTCTACTCAGTAGAATCGCAGTGGACGAGAAAGATCGGATTGCAGTGGCTGACTGTAAGAGAAAGGTTATATCTCTCCATAATATGGATGGATCTACCATTTCTATAAAACATCATGCCGAAATAGAAAATCTGTCCGGGCTATCTGTAAGCAGCAAGGATCGACTGATCTTCACAAACTACTACAAGATGAAATTAGTTTGTTtggatttcatgggaaaggaggtgttcaatatcagcacCTCCATTGACGGCAAACCTGTAAAACCTGCTGGTGTGTGCTGCGACGATGCTGGAGACATCTACGTGTCTGTTCATGGTGACGGTAGTGTGGGAACGTGTGAGATACATCATTACCACGCATTAGgtgagcacatcggctgtgtagctcATGGCATGTACAATCCTTTTGGCATGACGTTTACTCCTACCGGTGATCTAATCGTGGCTGATCTTCAATCGGTCAAGATCATGCATCGCGTGTGA
- the LOC139945220 gene encoding uncharacterized protein gives MAEAAPPTETTCKIRHIHIECPVCLTRFTDPKILDCQHSFCLKCLQELVAKYDQKEECIICPVCREKTSIPEKGVSALFNCFFLSSLIDDVIHLEGPEEDINPPVSTCEGCDEGLEPVSRCVDCDANLCKTCQEYHAKLKMNRHHQIVNVGSSNARPENKGKLESPKCRKHTDQDLCFYCDTCDLLVCLKCVAYDHRAQNHVLSEINDSIRSYRQAVEEALMKFDECREQFQKVDDSIKHSQRRLQLKVDRALRDILAKEEEEVTKIRNASRLLQAKVSQISQERGEDFNSKLSSNHNKMSRAEQIVASVKDLMQHADNFELLDLKPKVMHNLTFHKELQFQTVQHCKSFIGFKGHDVVTDADIGEILEEEKWEEKTKFGKDGEDEGEFKMASDVAFFSNGDIAVTDIESWLLSTFTSKGFYKSTGVQSGTEDGKLKQPYGVAVTSDDLLLVTDGPDIKIYDRELRYIRQFRPSQNQVDRQSESLLRGIALDEKDRIAVADCMRKVISLHNMDGSTISTIHHAEIDHVCSLSVSSKERLIFTIYDKMKLVCLDFMGNEVFNISTSIDGKPVKPAGVCCDDAGNIYVSLHDGNLGTSEIHHYHASGEHIGCVTRGLYNPIDMTFTPTGDVIVADRDSVKIMHRV, from the coding sequence ATGGCCGAAGCTGCACCACCCactgagaccacttgcaagattagacatATACACATCGAATGCCCAGTCTGCCTGACTCGGTTTACCGATCCGAAAATACTGGACTGTCAGCACAGCTTCTGCctgaaatgtcttcaggaacttgTAGCCAAATATGACCAAAAAGAGGAGTGTATAATTTGTCCAGTGTGTAGAGAGAAAACTTCAATCCCAGAAAAGGGAGTGTCGGCtctttttaactgttttttcttgagctcgcttattgatgacgtcatccatctTGAAGGTCCGGAGGAGGACATCAACCCTCCTGTCTCGACttgcgaaggatgcgacgaaggtcttgaaCCCGTCTCTcggtgtgttgactgtgatGCAAACTTGTGCAAGACATGTCAGGAATACCACGCGAAATTAAAAATGAACAGGCATCATCAAATCGTTAATGTCGGCTCGTCAAATGCGCGACCCGAGAACAAGGGCAAACTGGAATCACCAAAGTGCCggaaacacactgaccaggaCCTGTGTTTTTATTGCGACACGTGTGATTTACTTGTGTGTCTAAAATGTGTGGCGTACGATCACCGAGCACAAAACCACGTTCTCTCTGAAATCAATGATTCCATTCGATCTTATCGTCAAGCTGTTGAAGAGGCATTGATGAAGTTTGATGAATGTCGCgagcaatttcaaaaagtggatGACTCTATCAAACACTCACAGCGTAGATTACAACTCAAAGTCGACCGGGCTCTTCGAGATATTTTGGCTAAGGAGGAAGAGGAAGTCACCAAGATAAGAAACGCATCTCGCCTCCTCCAAGCAAAAGTCTCTCAAATCAGTCAAGAAAGGGGTGAGGATTTTAATAGCAAACTGAGTAGCAATCACAAtaagatgagccgtgcagagcagatcgtagcttcagtcaaggacttgatgcaacatgctgataattttgagctgctggacctcaagCCAAAGGTTATGCACAACTTGACATTCCACAAAGAGCTacagtttcaaacagtgcagcattgcaagtcattcatcgggttcaaaggtcatgatgtcGTAACTGATGCGGATAtcggtgaaatactagaggAAGAAAAGTGGGAGGAAAAGACAAAGTTTGGTAAAGACGGGGAAGATGAGGGGGAGTTCAAGATGGCATCGGACGTTGCTTTTTTTAGCAATGGTGACATTGCCGTTACTGATATAGAAAGTTGGCTATTGTCCACATTTACATCAAAGGGTTTCTACAAGTCCACTGGTGTTCAAAGTGGAACAGAGGATGGTAAACTAAAACAACCTTACGGTGTTGccgtgacctctgatgacctgcttctggttacTGACGGACCGGATATAAAGATTTATGATAGAGAACTGCGATACATTCGTCAGTTCAGACCCTCACAGAATCAAGTCGATCGGCAGTCAGAGAGTCTACTCCGTGGAATCGCTTTGGACGAGAAAGATCGGATTGCAGTGGCTGACTGTATGAGAAAAGTAATATCTCTCCATAATATGGATGGATCCACCATTTCTACAATACATCATGCCGAAATAGACCATGTGTGCAGCCTATCTGTAAGCAGCAAGGAGCGACTGATCTTCACAATCTACGACAAGATGAAACTGGTTTGTctggatttcatgggaaacgaggtgttcaatatcagtACCTCCATTGACGGCAAACCTGTAAAACCTGCTGGTGTTTGCTGCGACGATGCTGGAAACATCTATGTGTCCCTTCATGACGGTAATCTTGGAACCAGTGAGATACATCATTACCATGCATCAGGTGAACACATCGGCTGTGTAACTCGTGGATTGTACAATCCTATAGACATGACGTTTACTCCTACCGGTGACGTCATCGTGGCTGATAGGGACTCGGTCAAGATCATGCATCGCGTGTGA